Proteins encoded by one window of Bacillus rossius redtenbacheri isolate Brsri chromosome 14, Brsri_v3, whole genome shotgun sequence:
- the LOC134539037 gene encoding dehydrogenase/reductase SDR family member 11-like isoform X2, with protein sequence MKVAGLARRVENIEAIAQELRDAPGTLYCVKADVSIEEEVLTAFKWVNDNLGGADVLVNNAGVANVGKISGGKTSDWKQMFDVNVLALSICTREAFKSMRERGVDDGHIIHINSVAGQMFLDTAVATMYSSTKHAVTSLTEGFRRQLSALGSRIRITSISPGGVHTEMMTKNVPGDRLASMPLLLPEDIAEAVVYTLSTPPRVQVHELTIRPVGEIL encoded by the exons ATGAAGGTGGCGGGGCTGGCACGCAGGGTCGAGAACATCGAG GCCATCGCACAAGAGCTGAGAGACGCCCCAGGGACGCTGTACTGCGTGAAGGCGGACGTGTCCATAGAGGAGGAAGTGCTGACTGCCTTCAAGTGGGTCAACGACAACCTGGGCGGAGCGGACGTGCTGGTCAACAATGCAGGCGTCGCGAACGTTGGCAAGATATCTG GTGGCAAGACCAGCGACTGGAAGCAGATGTTTGACGTGAACGTGTTGGCGCTCAGCATCTGCACCAGGGAGGCTTTCAAGTCCATGCGGGAGAGAGGCGTAGACGACGGACACATAATTCACATCAACAG CGTGGCGGGCCAGATGTTCCTCGACACTGCCGTCGCGACCATGTACAGCAGCACCAAGCACGCCGTCACGTCTCTCACCGAAGGCTTCAGGAGACAGCTCAGCGCGCTCGGCTCGCGCATCAGGATAACG AGCATCAGTCCTGGGGGAGTCCATACAGAAATGATGACCAAGAACGTACCAGGAGATAGACTCGCCTCAATGCCCTTGCTACTTCCAGAAGACATCGCCGAAGCTGTTGTGTACACGCTGTCGACACCGCCAAGAGTACAG GTACACGAACTGACCATCAGACCAGTGGGCGAGATTCTATGA
- the LOC134539037 gene encoding dehydrogenase/reductase SDR family member 11-like isoform X3, which yields MKVAGLSRRVENIEAIAQELRDAPGTLYCVKADVSIEEEVLTAFKWVNDNLGGADVLVNNAGVANVGKISGGKTSDWKQMFDVNVLALSICTREAFKSMRERGVDDGHIIHINSVAGQMFLDTAVATMYSSTKHAVTSLTEGFRRQLSALGSRIRITSISPGGVHTEMMTKNVPGDRLASMPLLLPEDIAEAVVYTLSTPPRVQVHELTIRPVGEIL from the exons ATGAAGGTGGCGGGACTGTCACGCAGGGTCGAGAACATCGAG GCCATCGCACAAGAGCTGAGAGACGCCCCAGGGACGCTGTACTGCGTGAAGGCGGACGTGTCCATAGAGGAGGAAGTGCTGACTGCCTTCAAGTGGGTCAACGACAACCTGGGCGGAGCGGACGTGCTGGTCAACAATGCAGGCGTCGCGAACGTTGGCAAGATATCTG GTGGCAAGACCAGCGACTGGAAGCAGATGTTTGACGTGAACGTGTTGGCGCTCAGCATCTGCACCAGGGAGGCTTTCAAGTCCATGCGGGAGAGAGGCGTAGACGACGGACACATAATTCACATCAACAG CGTGGCGGGCCAGATGTTCCTCGACACTGCCGTCGCGACCATGTACAGCAGCACCAAGCACGCCGTCACGTCTCTCACCGAAGGCTTCAGGAGACAGCTCAGCGCGCTCGGCTCGCGCATCAGGATAACG AGCATCAGTCCTGGGGGAGTCCATACAGAAATGATGACCAAGAACGTACCAGGAGATAGACTCGCCTCAATGCCCTTGCTACTTCCAGAAGACATCGCCGAAGCTGTTGTGTACACGCTGTCGACACCGCCAAGAGTACAG GTACACGAACTGACCATCAGACCAGTGGGCGAGATTCTATGA
- the LOC134539037 gene encoding dehydrogenase/reductase SDR family member 11-like isoform X1 — MERWQGRVAVVTGASSGIGAAVARELVRRGMKVAGLARRVENIEAIAQELRDAPGTLYCVKADVSIEEEVLTAFKWVNDNLGGADVLVNNAGVANVGKISGGKTSDWKQMFDVNVLALSICTREAFKSMRERGVDDGHIIHINSVAGQMFLDTAVATMYSSTKHAVTSLTEGFRRQLSALGSRIRITSISPGGVHTEMMTKNVPGDRLASMPLLLPEDIAEAVVYTLSTPPRVQVHELTIRPVGEIL, encoded by the exons ATGGAGCGCTGGCAGGGCAGGGTCGCAGTCGTCACGGGCGCCAGCTCAGGCATCGGTGCCGCCGTGGCGAGGGAGCTGGTGCGGCGGGGCATGAAGGTGGCGGGGCTGGCACGCAGGGTCGAGAACATCGAG GCCATCGCACAAGAGCTGAGAGACGCCCCAGGGACGCTGTACTGCGTGAAGGCGGACGTGTCCATAGAGGAGGAAGTGCTGACTGCCTTCAAGTGGGTCAACGACAACCTGGGCGGAGCGGACGTGCTGGTCAACAATGCAGGCGTCGCGAACGTTGGCAAGATATCTG GTGGCAAGACCAGCGACTGGAAGCAGATGTTTGACGTGAACGTGTTGGCGCTCAGCATCTGCACCAGGGAGGCTTTCAAGTCCATGCGGGAGAGAGGCGTAGACGACGGACACATAATTCACATCAACAG CGTGGCGGGCCAGATGTTCCTCGACACTGCCGTCGCGACCATGTACAGCAGCACCAAGCACGCCGTCACGTCTCTCACCGAAGGCTTCAGGAGACAGCTCAGCGCGCTCGGCTCGCGCATCAGGATAACG AGCATCAGTCCTGGGGGAGTCCATACAGAAATGATGACCAAGAACGTACCAGGAGATAGACTCGCCTCAATGCCCTTGCTACTTCCAGAAGACATCGCCGAAGCTGTTGTGTACACGCTGTCGACACCGCCAAGAGTACAG GTACACGAACTGACCATCAGACCAGTGGGCGAGATTCTATGA
- the LOC134539037 gene encoding dehydrogenase/reductase SDR family member 11-like isoform X4 has protein sequence MKVAGLARRVEDIEAIAQELRDAPGTLYCVKADVSIEEEVLTAFKWVNDNLGGADVLVNNAGVANVGKISGGKTSDWKQMFDVNVLALSICTREAFKSMRERGVDDGHIIHINSVAGQMFLDTAVATMYSSTKHAVTSLTEGFRRQLSALGSRIRITSISPGGVHTEMMTKNVPGDRLASMPLLLPEDIAEAVVYTLSTPPRVQVHELTIRPVGEIL, from the exons ATGAAGGTGGCGGGGCTGGCACGCAGGGTCGAGGACATCGAG GCCATCGCACAAGAGCTGAGAGACGCCCCAGGGACGCTGTACTGCGTGAAGGCGGACGTGTCCATAGAGGAGGAAGTGCTGACTGCCTTCAAGTGGGTCAACGACAACCTGGGCGGAGCGGACGTGCTGGTCAACAATGCAGGCGTCGCGAACGTTGGCAAGATATCTG GTGGCAAGACCAGCGACTGGAAGCAGATGTTTGACGTGAACGTGTTGGCGCTCAGCATCTGCACCAGGGAGGCTTTCAAGTCCATGCGGGAGAGAGGCGTAGACGACGGACACATAATTCACATCAACAG CGTGGCGGGCCAGATGTTCCTCGACACTGCCGTCGCGACCATGTACAGCAGCACCAAGCACGCCGTCACGTCTCTCACCGAAGGCTTCAGGAGACAGCTCAGCGCGCTCGGCTCGCGCATCAGGATAACG AGCATCAGTCCTGGGGGAGTCCATACAGAAATGATGACCAAGAACGTACCAGGAGATAGACTCGCCTCAATGCCCTTGCTACTTCCAGAAGACATCGCCGAAGCTGTTGTGTACACGCTGTCGACACCGCCAAGAGTACAG GTACACGAACTGACCATCAGACCAGTGGGCGAGATTCTATGA